A window of Sphaerochaeta sp. genomic DNA:
CGTCATCGTCGTCGCATTGGTTGTGTATGAAGAGCAGGGAGTTCGCAAGATTCCGGTGAACTACGCCAAGCGTGTGGTCGGACGGAAGATGTACGGTGCGCAGAACACCTACATCCCGTTCAAGATCAACCCGTCCAACGTTATCCCGGTCATTTTCGCGAGCGCGCTGCTTTCATTCCCATTGCAGATCGCGACGTCCCTCGGACCGCAGGTCCGTTGGTTGGCGCGGTTCGCGAATTGGTTGAATCCGCAGGGAGCCCCCTATCTGATTATCTACACCCTGTTGATCATAGCGTTTGCGTTCTTCTATACCCAGGTGAGCATGAACCCGGTAGAGATGGCGAAGCAGATCCGTGAAAACGGTGGTTCCGTACCAGGTGTCCGGAGCGAGAAGCTGGAAGAGTATCTGACCAAGGTGCTCAACCGCATCGTGCTCCCTGGCGCCATCTTCCTGGCCTTCATCGCCTTGATCCCCACGTTGGTACAGAAGTTGTTTAACTTCCCGTCTTCCGTCGCGATGCTGTTCGGCGGCACGTCGTTGATCATTTTGGTCGGCGTCGACCTCGACACGATGCGGCAGGTGGAAGGGTTGATGAAGATGCACCACTACGATGGGTTCACCAAAGTGGGCAAAAACAGAAGTCTATAGGCTGAGGAGCTTGGAATCATGAAAGTAAGAGCAAGTGTGAAGCCGATCTGTGACAAGTGCAAGGTTGTACGCCGCAATGGCGTCGTGCATATCATCTGCGAGAATCCGAAGCACAAGCAGAGGCAGAAAGGCTAAGGTTCGGCGAAAGCCTACCCGTTAAAGGAAGGAGACCACGAATGGCTAGAATTGCAGGTGTAGATGTGCCGAACAAAGCGGCGAAGATCGCACTGACCTATATCTATGGTATCGGCAGAAAAACGGCAATGGATATTTGCGAGAAGAGCAAGATTGATCCGAACGCAAACATCAACACCCTTTCGAATGATGACTTGGCGGCGGTCCGCAAGGTCATCGATGAGAATTACAAGGTTGAGGGACGGCTCCGCACGGAAGTGGCCCTGAACATCAAGCGCCTTATGGACATCGGCTGCTACCGTGGCCTGCGTCATCGTAAGGGTCTTCCGGTACGCGGACAGCGGACAAGAACCAACGCCCGTACCCGTAAGGGTAAGAAGAAGACCGTAGCGGCGAAGAAGAAATAAGGAGCAGGAAAGAAATGGCGAATACGAAACGCAAAGTGAAGAAGACGGTATATGAGGGGAACTGCTACATTCAGGCGACCTTCAACAATACCATCATCACGATTACGGATTTACAGGGGAATGCTGTTTCTTGGGCAAGCGCCGGCGGGCTTGGGTTCCGCGGTGCCAAGAAGTCCACTCCGTATGCCGCGCAGACCACGTGTGAGAAAGCCGCCAAAGCGGCCATCGACAACGGGCTGCAGGAAGTCAACGTGTTTGTGAAGGGACCTGGTGTAGGGCGTGAGAGCGCCATCAGGACGCTTGGTGTGCTTGGCCTGAAGGTCAAGTCCATCCGTGACTGCACTCCGATCCCCCACAATGGTTGCAGACCTCGCAAGAGCAGAAGAGTGTGATGAGGAGTAAGGAAAGTTATGGCAAGATATACTGGACCTAAATGCAGATATTGCAGAGCTGAGAAGACCAAGCTGTTCCTCAAGGGAGAGCGGTGCCACACCGGTAAGTGCCCGTTGACCGACGCTAGGAATGTAGGGCTTCCGGGCAAAGATCCGCATGCTCGCGCAAAGAAGCCGACCGAGTACGGCCTGCAGTTGCGGGAGAAGCAGAAACTCAAGAGAACGTATTGCATGCTGGAGAAGCAGTTCAAGCTGACCTTCAAGGAAGCTGCCCGTATCCCCGGGAAAACCGGTGAGACGTTGATCAGCCTTCTGGAGTCACGTCTGGACAATGTGGTATTCCGCCTGCATTTCGCAACCAGCCGCAACCAGGCGGCGCAACTCGTCAACCATGGCCATATCCAGGTCAATGGGAAGCGGGTGACCATTCCTTCCTACCGGCTGAAGGCGGGGGATGTGGTCAGTGTCGCCCCGAAGAGCCAGAAGATGGTCGCCATCAAGCAGAGCCTGATGGAATACTCCAAGAGTGGCGTCAATCCGTGGCTCACGTTGGATCCGGATACAATGAAGGGAACCTTCGTTGCCGTTCCGAGAAGAAGTGAAGTAACCGAGCTCGAGAAGATCAACGAACAGCTGGTCGTCGAGTTGTATTCCAAGTAAGGAGTAGTTCATGGCACGCAAAAACCTTCTGAAGGGTTTCAAGAAGCCCAAGGGGATAACATTCGAGCATAGCGCAGTAGAGCCTAATTACGGGAAGTTCATCGCCTATCCGTTTGAGAGAGGCTTTGGAACAACCATCGGCAATACGCTCCGCAGAGTGCTCCTTTCCTCTATCCAGGGGTATGCGGTCACTGCCGTGAAGTTCACCAGTTTCAACGAGGATGGCGCACCCCATCTGATCAGCAGCGAGTTCGAGCAGCTTCCTGGCGTTCGTGAGGATATCACGGACATCATCGCCGCTCTGAAGAAGCTGCAGATCCGGATGCCTGAGGATTCGGAAGGCACGAACCTGCTGATCGAATGCAAAGGGCCGGGCGTCATCACCGGGGCGAACTTGGAGCGTGACCAAGTAGAGATCACCAACAAGGATCTGGTTCTCTTCACCATGATGGATGATGCAAATCTTGAGATGGAAGTCCAAATCGATCTCGGAAGGGGCTATGTTCCGTCCGAATTGAACGAGAAGTACATCGAAGAGATCGGCACCATCCCCATCGATGCGTGCTTCTCTCCGGTCAAACGGGTGAAATACTCCATCGAACCGACCAGGGTTGGCTATCGCAACGACTACGACAAGCTGACGCTGGAAGTGTACACCGACGGGACCATCGCACCGCAGAACGCGCTTGCCGAAGCGGCGAAGATCGCCAAGGATCATTTCCAGATCTTCATCAACTTTGATGAGACCCTGATCAACAGCAACGATGAGGTTGACGAGGAAGAGGAACGGGTCCGCAAGATCCTGAACACTTCCGTCGAGGAACTGGAGCTGACCGTGCGGTCCTCCAACTGCCTGAAGAACGCCAACATCAGGACGATCGGAGATTTGACCAAGAAGACCGAGGATGAGATCGCCAAGACGAGGAATTTCGGAAAGAAGAGCCTCCAGGAGATCAAGGAGAAACTCAAAGAGTGGAACCTGAGTCTCGGAATGACAGACTACAGCGTACTGAAGACCGCTATCAAGGTCCCCGGTGCAGCCGAGAAGAAGGAAGAGGATACAAAGAATGAAGCATAGGATTGGATTCAACGCGCTGGATCGGCGTTCGGCGGAACGCCGGGCCCTGAAGCGTTCCATGGTGACTTCACTGTTCAGATATGAACGGATCGAGACCACCAGGCAGAAGGCGCTTGAGGTCCGCAAGATGGCCGAAAAGATGATCACACGCGCCAAAGTGGATGGCGTCCATCAGCGCCGTATCGTCAGCAAGGATATTGCTGACCAGGCGGTCGTGGACAAGCTGTTCACCGAAATCGCGCCGCTCTTCAAGGAGCGCAACGGCGGATACACCAGAATCCTGAAGACAGGCAATCGTCTTGGCGACGCAGCCGAGATGGTGATCCTGGAGTTGGTGGAGAAGACCGAAGCGGAGAAGAAGAAGGCGGAGAAGAAGGCTGCCACCAAGGAAGCCAAGGCTGAGAAGAAAGCCGAGAAGAAGACCGAGGAGCCGAAGACGGAGGATAAAGCCGTCAAGAAGCATGCAACCTCTGTCCGTTCAGCAAAGGCCAGAGCAGGAATGCAGAAGGCCGCGAGTGTACGCAAGACGATGGCCGGCGGTGCCGGTGGCGGGGACAAATAAGACCCGGATTTCCGTCAAACGTACCATTGCAAGTCAGATATCTGACGAAGCCGCTGTCCTACGGGATGGCGGTTTTTTTGTGCTTGTATGAAAAAACGACGAACCTTGACAAGTACTGATGGCATAACTAGAATGTTACCAATACAATTAGGGGGGTTCCATGAATATTTTAATGTACCTCCTGATTGCGTTTGTTGGGATTGCAATTGGTTGGTTATGCCGTTGGCTGTATGCGAAATTTAAGCTTACGTCGGTGGAACAGCGCGCTGAGCGCCTGAGCCGCGAAGCGATAAAGGAAGCGGAAGCAAAGAGCAAAGAGCTCGTGCTTGAGACTCGCAATCAACTGCTGATAGAACAGCAGCAGCAGGAACGAGAAGAAAGGGAAAGACGGAGCGAACTCCAAAGGACAGAGCGTCGCTTACAGGATAAAGAAGAGAGCCTGGAGCACAAGCAAACCGAACTGGATGCCATAAAAACGCAATTGGGCGAGCAGGAAACTGCGTTGCAAAAGCGTGAGCAGGCGATTGGCGAGAAAGAAGCCAGCCTGATCAAGGAACTGGAAAAGATCGCGTCAATGACCGCTGACGAAGCGAAGGCAGTCATCATGGCGCAGATGCAGGAAAGCGCCAAGCGGGACGCGCAACTGGAGATCAACAAGATCGAACAGGAAGCGCAGCTGACTGCGGAAAAGAAAGCCCGTGACATCATCATTTCCTCCATCCAGAGACTGGCCACCGAAGTGACGGGGGATACCACCGTCGCGTCCGTGTCTCTGCCCAGTGATGAGATGAAAGGGCGGATCATCGGCCGGGAAGGCCGGAACATCCGCACCTTGGAGACACTCACCGGGGTGGACGTCATCATCGATGATACCCCGGAAGCGGTGGTGCTTTCCTGTTTTGACCCGGTGCGCAAGGAAATCGCCCGTGTTTCTCTGGAACGTCTGGTGCAGGATGGACGGATCCATCCGGCACGGATCGAGGAAGTGGTCAACAAGGTGACCAAGGAAGTGTCCCGGATCATCATGGACCAGGGCGAGTCGGTGGTGTTCGACCTGGGCATCAGCAACATGAGCCAGGAAACAATCCGCGCCTTGGGCCGTCTGTATTTCCGTACCAGTTACGGCCAGAGCGTGCTGAACCACAGCAAGGAAGTTGCGTTGCTTGCCGGTATGATCGCCAGCGAAGTCGGGGCGGACAGCCAGCTTGCCATGCGCGCGGGCCTGCTGCATGACATCGGCAAAGGCATCGAGTCGGAAAGCGACGCCAACCACGCCGAGTTGGGAGCGGACCTGGCCAAACGGCTGGGGGAGGATCCCCGGGTGGTCAACGCCATTCTGGCCCACCACAACGATGTGGAGCCCCAGACTCCGGAAGCGGTGATCGTCCAGATCGCCGACGCCATCTCGGCCGCCCGGCCGGGTGCCCGCCGCGAGACGCTGGACAACTACATCAAGCGGCTTGAGTCATTGGAGAAGATCGCCATGAGCTTCGAAGGCGTGGACAGCGCGTTCGCCATTCAGGCGGGACGTGAGTTGCGCATCATGGTGAACAACGAGAAGGTCTCCGACGAGAAAGCGAAGGAGATCGCCAAAGGGATCGCCGAGCGGATCGAAGCGGAGCTCCGCTATCCCGGAAGGATCAAAGTGACCATCATCCGTGAGACACGGGTGGTGGAGTACGCAAGGTAGTCATGGCTGAGAAACGTCTGTTTCGCGCCCTGATGCTCGGGGATGTCTGCGGACAACCCGGGTGCAGGGCGTTGTTTGTAGGATTGCAATCGTTGGTGAAGGAAGTCCGCGCGGATTTCGTCGTCGTCAATGGGGAGAACGCTGCGGATGGGTTCGGACTTTCCGTACCCCAGATGAACCAGTTCTTCTCGTTGGGCGTGGATGTGATCACCAGCGGGAACCATATCTGGCAGCAGGAGGATATCCTGCCGTATCTGGACAGTGAGAGCAGGTTGCTTCGGCCGGCCAACTACCCGGCAGGGGTGAAAGGCCACGGCATCGGGGTGTTCACCTCAAAACTGGGACCGGTCGTGGTGATCAACCTGCAGGGACGGCAGGAACTGCCGGCCATCGATGATCCCTTCCGGATCGGACATGAACTTGCCGTCAAAGCGCGGCGGCAGAGCCCGATCATTCTGGTGGATTTTCATGCCGAGGTGACCGATGAGAAGGAAGCGCTGGGCTTCTACCTGGACGGCAAGGTAAGCGCCGTGGTGGGGACCCATACCCACGTGCAGACAGATGACGCCAAGATCCTGCCCGGTGGAACAGCATACCTGACCGACCTGGGATTCTGCGGTCCCCAGGATTCCGTCATCGGAAGCGACCCCAAAGGCGCGGTGGAAAAACAGCTTTCCCAAATGCCGCTGAGGAACGCCATCGCCGACCACAGCCCGGTGATCCAGGGTGTGGTGATCGACATTGACATGGACAGCGGCAAGGCGCTCTCCATCCAGCGGATCCAGAAAACGTACCTTTGATGAAGAAACGGCCCCTGCTTGACCTTTTGGCGAACCGATATCCTGAAGACTCCCGCGACACGCTCACGGCATACATCGTCTGCCGGAACGTCCGGGTGGCAGGAGAGATATGCGCCGATCCCAAGCGGTTGTTTCCCTGTGACGTTCCCCTTTCCCTTGATTTCGAGAAATATGTGTCCCGCGGCGGCACCAAACTGGAGCACGCCCTCTCTGCCTTTTCCGTTTCAGTGGACGGCCTGGTGATGCTGGATGCCGGCTCTTCCACCGGAGGCTTCACCGATTGTCTTCTCAAGCACGGCGCATCGATGGTCCACGCGGTGGATGTCGGCACCAACCAGCTGGATTGGAGCCTGCGCAGCGACAGCAGGGTCATTGTCCATGAGAAGCAGAACATCATGACCCTTTCCCAGGGGATGTTGCAGCCTCCTCCGGTCGGGGCCGTCTGTGACCTCTCCTTTCGTTCCATCGCCGGGGCCGCGTCCCACATCCTCTCGCTGGTCGGCGGCACATTTCTGATCTCGTTGATCAAACCCCAGTTTGAGACACCCAAGGGCCTTCCCGGCTTCCATGGCGTGGTGGAGGACCCGGTGCTTCTTTCGCATATCATGCGGTCCGTCTACCAGCTTCTCCGTCGGGACGGTGTAGGAGTGAAGGATGTGACCAGGAGCCCGATCAAAGGGGCCAAAGGCAACGTGGAGTATCTGGCGTTGCTGGTGCCGGGAAACGGTCTGGACGAAGAGGCGTTTGCCTCACGGCTCTAAGGAGAACGGTTCTCCTTCCACCAACAGTACGATGGTTTTCACCCCGCCGACGGCAAGCGCCGTGGTTTCCACTTGCGTGAACGCCCGCTGGATCTCTGTGGAGGCGAGGAACGTCTTGCTCAGGTTGATGAACAACACGCGGTTGCTCAAGCTGCAGCCAATGAGGTTTGTCCCCGATGCGATGTACGTCACCGCCCCCTCGGCGATGGCGGCCTGGTCCGGTCCTGCGAGCAACGCTTCCAACGTATCATGATAGACATCACCGCCCATCCGTTTCTGGGTGATGGGAAACAGCTGGATATCTCCGCGGAGGGTGACGAATGCGGCCTGGACGGCGCGATAGCCGGTGGCGACCTGCTTTTCCGTCTGGCTCTCGATCGCCTCAGGTACGCCGCTTTGGGCGATGGAACGGAGGATCACCGGACGGGCGATGATGACCGTCACCGCCATGGCGACGAACCAGATCAGCCAGAGAAGCGGCATGCGGTGGCCTTTGTGTTCCATACGTGGAAGTGTAGTAATTTCTTGTACGCTTTACAACGTTTTGGAATCAAGGGTATGATGTTGTATCATGAGAATCATGACTGGCATCCCTTCTT
This region includes:
- the rpmJ gene encoding 50S ribosomal protein L36 — protein: MKVRASVKPICDKCKVVRRNGVVHIICENPKHKQRQKG
- the rpsM gene encoding 30S ribosomal protein S13, with the protein product MARIAGVDVPNKAAKIALTYIYGIGRKTAMDICEKSKIDPNANINTLSNDDLAAVRKVIDENYKVEGRLRTEVALNIKRLMDIGCYRGLRHRKGLPVRGQRTRTNARTRKGKKKTVAAKKK
- the rpsK gene encoding 30S ribosomal protein S11 — translated: MANTKRKVKKTVYEGNCYIQATFNNTIITITDLQGNAVSWASAGGLGFRGAKKSTPYAAQTTCEKAAKAAIDNGLQEVNVFVKGPGVGRESAIRTLGVLGLKVKSIRDCTPIPHNGCRPRKSRRV
- the rpsD gene encoding 30S ribosomal protein S4, whose amino-acid sequence is MARYTGPKCRYCRAEKTKLFLKGERCHTGKCPLTDARNVGLPGKDPHARAKKPTEYGLQLREKQKLKRTYCMLEKQFKLTFKEAARIPGKTGETLISLLESRLDNVVFRLHFATSRNQAAQLVNHGHIQVNGKRVTIPSYRLKAGDVVSVAPKSQKMVAIKQSLMEYSKSGVNPWLTLDPDTMKGTFVAVPRRSEVTELEKINEQLVVELYSK
- a CDS encoding DNA-directed RNA polymerase subunit alpha, producing the protein MARKNLLKGFKKPKGITFEHSAVEPNYGKFIAYPFERGFGTTIGNTLRRVLLSSIQGYAVTAVKFTSFNEDGAPHLISSEFEQLPGVREDITDIIAALKKLQIRMPEDSEGTNLLIECKGPGVITGANLERDQVEITNKDLVLFTMMDDANLEMEVQIDLGRGYVPSELNEKYIEEIGTIPIDACFSPVKRVKYSIEPTRVGYRNDYDKLTLEVYTDGTIAPQNALAEAAKIAKDHFQIFINFDETLINSNDEVDEEEERVRKILNTSVEELELTVRSSNCLKNANIRTIGDLTKKTEDEIAKTRNFGKKSLQEIKEKLKEWNLSLGMTDYSVLKTAIKVPGAAEKKEEDTKNEA
- the rplQ gene encoding 50S ribosomal protein L17: MKHRIGFNALDRRSAERRALKRSMVTSLFRYERIETTRQKALEVRKMAEKMITRAKVDGVHQRRIVSKDIADQAVVDKLFTEIAPLFKERNGGYTRILKTGNRLGDAAEMVILELVEKTEAEKKKAEKKAATKEAKAEKKAEKKTEEPKTEDKAVKKHATSVRSAKARAGMQKAASVRKTMAGGAGGGDK
- the rny gene encoding ribonuclease Y encodes the protein MNILMYLLIAFVGIAIGWLCRWLYAKFKLTSVEQRAERLSREAIKEAEAKSKELVLETRNQLLIEQQQQEREERERRSELQRTERRLQDKEESLEHKQTELDAIKTQLGEQETALQKREQAIGEKEASLIKELEKIASMTADEAKAVIMAQMQESAKRDAQLEINKIEQEAQLTAEKKARDIIISSIQRLATEVTGDTTVASVSLPSDEMKGRIIGREGRNIRTLETLTGVDVIIDDTPEAVVLSCFDPVRKEIARVSLERLVQDGRIHPARIEEVVNKVTKEVSRIIMDQGESVVFDLGISNMSQETIRALGRLYFRTSYGQSVLNHSKEVALLAGMIASEVGADSQLAMRAGLLHDIGKGIESESDANHAELGADLAKRLGEDPRVVNAILAHHNDVEPQTPEAVIVQIADAISAARPGARRETLDNYIKRLESLEKIAMSFEGVDSAFAIQAGRELRIMVNNEKVSDEKAKEIAKGIAERIEAELRYPGRIKVTIIRETRVVEYAR
- a CDS encoding TIGR00282 family metallophosphoesterase, with protein sequence MAEKRLFRALMLGDVCGQPGCRALFVGLQSLVKEVRADFVVVNGENAADGFGLSVPQMNQFFSLGVDVITSGNHIWQQEDILPYLDSESRLLRPANYPAGVKGHGIGVFTSKLGPVVVINLQGRQELPAIDDPFRIGHELAVKARRQSPIILVDFHAEVTDEKEALGFYLDGKVSAVVGTHTHVQTDDAKILPGGTAYLTDLGFCGPQDSVIGSDPKGAVEKQLSQMPLRNAIADHSPVIQGVVIDIDMDSGKALSIQRIQKTYL
- a CDS encoding TlyA family RNA methyltransferase, with the protein product MKKRPLLDLLANRYPEDSRDTLTAYIVCRNVRVAGEICADPKRLFPCDVPLSLDFEKYVSRGGTKLEHALSAFSVSVDGLVMLDAGSSTGGFTDCLLKHGASMVHAVDVGTNQLDWSLRSDSRVIVHEKQNIMTLSQGMLQPPPVGAVCDLSFRSIAGAASHILSLVGGTFLISLIKPQFETPKGLPGFHGVVEDPVLLSHIMRSVYQLLRRDGVGVKDVTRSPIKGAKGNVEYLALLVPGNGLDEEAFASRL
- a CDS encoding GerMN domain-containing protein, giving the protein MEHKGHRMPLLWLIWFVAMAVTVIIARPVILRSIAQSGVPEAIESQTEKQVATGYRAVQAAFVTLRGDIQLFPITQKRMGGDVYHDTLEALLAGPDQAAIAEGAVTYIASGTNLIGCSLSNRVLFINLSKTFLASTEIQRAFTQVETTALAVGGVKTIVLLVEGEPFSLEP